Proteins encoded by one window of Rattus rattus isolate New Zealand chromosome 10, Rrattus_CSIRO_v1, whole genome shotgun sequence:
- the Eif2d gene encoding eukaryotic translation initiation factor 2D, translated as MFAKAFRVKSNTAIKGSDRRKLRADVTVAFPTLGTDQVSELIPGKEELNVVKLYAHKGDAVTVYTSGGNPILFELEKNLYPTVYTLWSHPDLLPAFITWPLVLEKLVGGADLMLPGVVVPPTGLPQVQQGDLCAIALVGNRAPVAVGVAAMSTAQMLASGLKGKGISVLHTYQDHLWRSGDKSSPPAIAPLDPTDSCEEKADLGLHGNLRSLSLEGEEENGQVPNTEASDDPSSSALSQDSVDGKPLQEQMDELLEQCFLHALKSRVKKADLPLLTSTLLGSHMFSCCPEGQQLDIKKSSYKKLSKFLQHMQQEQIVQVKELSKGVESIVAVDWRHPRITSFVVPEPSLASQTVQEGSREKPYLPPDIKSLYCVPANMTQLFLESGHKKGSTLEGSEVRRIITDYAKRNNLVDADNRNLVKLDPILCDCILEKNEQHLVMKLPWDSLLTRCLKNLQPAYQVTFPGQEPIIKKGKLCPIDITLVLKTYNKKVTVVRNLETYGLDPCSVAAILQQRCQASTIVSPAPGAKDSLQVQVQGNQIHHLGQLLLEEYRLPGKYIQGLEKAPKPGKK; from the exons ATGTTCGCTAAGGCCTTTCGGGTCAAGTCCAACACAGCCATCAAGGGATCGGACAG GAGAAAACTTCGGGCCGATGTGACAGTTGCTTTTCCCACCCTCGGAACAGATCAGGTCTCTGAATTGATCCCTGGAAAGGAAGAACTAAACGTTGTGAAGTTGTACGCTCACAAAGGGGATGCAGTGACTGTGTACACGAGTGGTGGTAACCCCATCCTATTTGAACTGGAGAAAAACTTGTATCCAACAG TGTACACACTGTGGTCCCATCCTGATCTTCTACCAGCCTTTATAACATGGCCTCTGGTACTTGAAAAACTGGTCGGGGGAGCAG ATTTGATGCTGCCCGGGGTAGTGGTGCCCCCTACTGGTCTGCCTCAGGTACAGCAAGGCGACCTCTGCGCCATTGCCTTGGTGGGGAACAG AGCGCCCGTTGCAGTCGGAGTAGCTGCCATGTCCACAGCTCAGATGCTGGCTTCAGGCCTGAAGGGAAAAGGCATCTCTGTGCTCCACACTTATCAGGACCACTTGTG GAGATCTGGAGACAAGTCCTCTCCACCTGCCATTGCCCCACTGGATCCCACAGATAGCTGCGAAGAGAAGGCGGACCTTGGTCTGCACGGAAACCTGAGGAGTCTGAGcctggaaggagaagaggaaaatgggCAGGTTCCTAACACAGAAGCCTCTGATGACCCCAGCTCCAGCGCCCTGAGCCAGGACTCCGTGGATGGCAAGCCCCTTCAGG AGCAAATGGATGAGCTGTTAGAGCAGTGCTTCCTGCATGCTTTGAAGAGTCGAGTCAAAAAAGCTGACCTCCCTTTGCTCACCAGCACGCTCCTTGGCAGTCACATGTTCTCCTGCTG TCCTGAAGGACAGCAACTGGATATAAAGAAGTCAAGCTATAAAAAG ctctctAAGTTCCTGCAGCACATGCAGCAGGAGCAGATTGTCCAAGTCAAGGAGCTGAGCAAAGGGGTGGAGAGCATCGTGGCTGTGGACTGGAGGCACCCGAG GATCACATCCTTCGTCGTCCCCGAGCCGTCCCTGGCTTCCCAGACTGTCCAGGAAGGTAGCAGGGAAAAGCCCTATCTCCCTCCAGATATAAAATCCCTCTACTGCGTCCCCGCCAACATGACCCAGCTCTTCCTGGAGTCTGGCCACAA GAAGGGGAGCACCCTCGAGGGCAGTGAGGTCCGAAGGATCATCACTGACTATGCCAAGAGAAACAACCTGGTGGATGCAGACAACAGGAA TCTGGTGAAGTTGGATCCCATCTTATGTGACTGTATCTTAGAGAAAAATGAGCAGCACTTGGTCATGAAGCTTCCGTGGGACTCTCTCCTGACCAG GTGTTTGAAAAATCTGCAGCCTGCCTACCAAGTGACATTTCCTGGCCAGGAACCCATTATAAAGAAAGGGAAACTCTGTCCAATTGATATCACCCTTGTACTGAAGACTTATAATaaaaag GTGACTGTGGTCCGGAACTTGGAGACCTATGGTCTAGATCCATGCTCAGTGGCCGCCATTCTCCAGCAGCGGTGTCAGGCCAGCACCATCGTCTCTCCTGCCCCTGGGGCCAAAGACAGTCTGCAGGTGCAGGTCCAGGGAAACCAGATCCACCACCTCGGCCAGCTATTGCTTG AAGAGTATCGGCTCCCTGGAAAATACATCCAAGGCCTAGAAAAGGCCCCCAAACCTGGCAAGAAGTGA